The following coding sequences lie in one Tichowtungia aerotolerans genomic window:
- a CDS encoding OsmC family protein, with amino-acid sequence MANITFKSDVQWSGTGVSSDAVSGPHTLRIDEPEALGGQNTGPNPVELLLSALGGCLVVLVNAFAPAHGVEINDVKVEVEGDLDPDGFQGIADVRPGFSEIRYQLVIDSPSPADKVAELTEHVLTACPVKDTLSGVPVIAG; translated from the coding sequence ATGGCAAATATTACGTTTAAAAGTGATGTTCAATGGAGCGGAACCGGCGTCAGTTCTGACGCCGTAAGCGGACCGCATACATTACGGATTGATGAACCAGAAGCTCTCGGCGGACAAAACACCGGCCCCAACCCGGTCGAGCTGCTTCTTTCGGCGCTCGGCGGCTGCCTTGTGGTGCTCGTCAACGCCTTCGCACCGGCACATGGCGTTGAGATAAACGACGTGAAGGTGGAAGTAGAAGGCGATCTCGATCCAGACGGTTTTCAAGGGATTGCCGATGTGCGTCCCGGATTCAGTGAAATCCGCTATCAACTGGTCATCGACTCTCCCTCTCCTGCCGACAAAGTGGCGGAACTCACAGAGCACGTACTGACCGCCTGCCCGGTCAAGGATACACTGAGCGGCGTGCCGGTTATCGCTGGCTGA
- a CDS encoding RidA family protein: MKKDIIQTAAAPEPIGPYSQAVESDGTLYCSGQIPVNPQTGDIPETIEEQAHQVLANLRAVIKEAGGDLEDVVKTTIFLTDLNCFAAVNAIYGEYFDEATAPARSTVQVSALPKGVFIEIDAIAKLN, encoded by the coding sequence GTGAAAAAAGATATTATTCAAACCGCCGCCGCTCCTGAACCGATCGGACCGTACTCTCAGGCCGTTGAATCTGACGGAACTCTTTACTGTTCCGGTCAGATTCCCGTAAACCCGCAAACCGGCGACATTCCCGAAACCATCGAAGAACAGGCTCATCAGGTTCTCGCGAACCTGCGGGCGGTTATTAAAGAAGCCGGCGGCGATCTGGAAGACGTCGTGAAAACCACCATCTTTCTGACGGACCTGAACTGCTTTGCCGCCGTCAACGCTATCTATGGCGAATACTTCGACGAAGCAACCGCTCCGGCCCGTTCCACCGTGCAGGTCTCCGCACTGCCCAAAGGCGTTTTTATTGAAATCGACGCCATTGCTAAACTGAACTAA